In Carya illinoinensis cultivar Pawnee chromosome 7, C.illinoinensisPawnee_v1, whole genome shotgun sequence, the following are encoded in one genomic region:
- the LOC122315256 gene encoding uncharacterized protein LOC122315256: MSIMSSDSFTVKFTGKNYSAWEFQFRLFVLGKDLWGHIDGSDPAPTEPPKLAQWTIKDARVMTWILGSVDPLIVLNLRPYKTAQSMWEYLRKVYNQDNTARRFQLEYEIASYTQGDLSIQDYFSGFNTLWGEFTDMIYAKVPEASLSVVQAVHEQSKRDQFLMKLRPEFEVTRSNLMNRDPVPSLDVCFGELLREEQRLATQATYQHDKMIPNAVAYAAHGKGKGRDMRNVQCFSCKEYGHIAAHCARKSCNYCKKPGHIIKDCPTRPQNRQANAYQATVGSSSSATTGDSSTLTTEMVQQMIISAFSALGLQGSGVGPDTREGA; the protein is encoded by the exons ATGAGCATCATGTCTTCAGATTCTTTTACTGTGAAATTTACGGGTAAAAATTATTCTgcttgggaatttcaatttcgcttatttgttttggggaaagatttatggggtcatattgatggtAGTGATCCCGCTCCTACTGAGCCTCCTAAGTTGGCTCAATGGACAATTAAAGATGCTAGGGTGATGACATGGATTTTAGGCTCTGTTGATCCCCTTATTGTTCTCAATCTAAGGCCTTATAAGACTGCTCAATCTATGTGGGAATACTTACGGAAAGTATATAATCAGGACAATACTGCCCGGCGTTTTCAATTAGAATATGAGATTGCCAGTTACACTCAGGGCGATCTCTCTATTCAAgattatttttctggttttaatACTCTGTGGGGAGAGTTTACTGACATGATTTATGCCAAGGTTCCGGAAGCTTCTCTCTCTGTTGTGCAGGCCGTTCATGAACAAAGTAAGCGTGAtcagtttttaatgaagttacgACCTGAATTTGAGGTCACTCGCTCCAATTTGATGAACCGTGATCCTGTGCCCTCTTTGGATGTTTGTTTTGGGGAGTTACTTCGTGAGGAGCAGCGTCTTGCCACCCAGGCCACTTATCAGCATGACAAAATGATACCCAATGCTGTGGCTTACGCTGCTCACGGGAAAGGCAAGGGACGGGACATGCGGAACGTTCAATGCTTCAGCTGCAAGGAATACGGACATATTGCTGCCCACTGTGCCAGAAAATCTTGCAACTACTGTAAGAAGCCGGGCCATATTATTAAAGATTGTCCTACTCGTCCCCAGAATCGTCAGGCTAATGCTTATCAGGCTACTGTGGGTTCCTCTTCTTCTGCTACTACAGGAGATTCTTCTACTCTTACTACAGAGATGGTTCAGCAAATGATTATTTCAGCATTTTCAGCCTTAGGGCTGCAAG GATCAGGTGTCGGGCCAGATACTCGCGAAGGGGCCTAA
- the LOC122315255 gene encoding paladin-like isoform X2 — MHTSFTLRSLGARRGLSACAYYKTISSQLTIPSCGLTEGTLLICFRINFELRKSAQVFVWRSVASMERAMSIPKEPEQVMKLRGGSVLGKKTILKSDHFPGCQNKRLSPQIDGAPNYRQADSLPVHGVAIPTIDGIRNVLKHIGAQIHSKQAQVLWISLREEPVVYINGRPFVLRDVEQPFSNLEYTGINRARVEQMEARLKEDILMEAARYENKILVTDELPDGQMVDQWEPVSRDSVKTPLEVYEELQVEGYLVDYERVPITDEKPPEETDFDSLVHKISQAEISKEIIFNCQMGRGRTTTGMVIATLVYLNRIGSSGIPRTNSIGRVSDAGANVVDHLPNSEDAIRRGEYAVIRSLIRVLEGGAEGKRQVDKVIDKCASMQNLREAIATYRNSILNQPDEMKREASLSFFVEYLERYYFLICFAVYIHSEQASLCSSSFDHSTFSDWMKARPELYSIIRRLLRRDPMGALGYATLKPSLMKIVESTNGRPCEMGVVAALRKGEVLGSQTVLKSDHCPACQSATLPERVEGAPNFREVPGFPVYGVANPTIDGIRSVIQRIGSSKGGRPVFWHNMREEPVIYINGKPFVLREVERPCKNMLEYTGIDRERVERMEARLKEDILRESEHYGGAIMVIHETNDGQIFDAWEHVNTDAIQTPLEVFKNLEADGFPIKYARVPITDGKAPKSSDFDTLAVNIASATKDTAFVFNCQMGRGRTTTGTVIACLLKLRIDYGRPLKIPHDDMNHKEENGGTSSGEETGGSVAVSTTCTTKVRSEKEQGQVFGINDILLLWKITRLFDNGVECREVLDAIIDRCSALLNIRQAVLNYWNVFNQQDIEPRVRRLALNRGAECLERYFRLITFAAYLGSEAFDGFFGQGESRMTFKNWLHQRPELPAMKWSIRLRPGRFFTVPEGLRTPDESPHGDVVMDALVKSRNGSVLGKGSILKMYFFPGQRTSSRIQIDGAPYVYKVDGFPVYSMATPTIAGAKEMLAYLGAKPEAEGLVACKVILTDLREEAVVYINGTPFVLRELNKPADTLEHVGITGPVVEHMEARLKEDILSEVRQSGGRILLHREEYSTVPSQSSIMGYWENILADDVKTPAEVYAALKVEGYNITYRRIPLTREREALASDVDAIQYCKDDAAGCYLFVSHTGFGGVAYAMAITCIRLGAEANFASKTLESSVDTNLLSRNEENLPSQASDEEALRMGDYRDILSLTRVLAYGPQSKADVDIIIERRYFFLITFRSYLYSTSAVEMEFASWMDARPELGHLCNNLRIDK; from the exons GCCGACTCATTACCTGTTCATGGTGTTGCAATCCCAACAATCGATGGAATCCGCAATGTTCTAAAGCATATTGGGGCTCAAATACATAGCAAGCAAGCACAAGTTCTATGGATCAGTCTTCGCGAGGAACCG GTGGTCTACATCAATGGGCGTCCCTTTGTTCTGCGTGATGTGGAGCAGCCCTTCTCAAACCTTGAGTATACG GGAATCAACAGGGCTAGGGTTGAACAAATGGAAGCACGATTGAAAGAAGATATCTTGATGGAAGCTGCAAG ATATGAAAATAAGATCCTTGTCACTGATGAACTGCCAGATGGTCAGATGGTGGACCAGTGGGAACCAGTGTCTCGTGATTCTGTAAAAACACCATTAGAG GTGTATGAGGAATTGCAAGTAGAGGGGTACCTTGTTGACTATGAACGGGTTCCTATAACTGATGAAAAACCACCAGAGGAGACGGATTTTGATAGTTTG GTTCATAAAATTTCTCAAGCCGAGATAAGCAAAGAGAtaattttcaattgtcaaatggGGCGTGGACGAACTACAACTGGGATGGTGATTGCAACTTTGGTCTATCTCAACCGAATTGGATCTTCTG GCATTCCAAGAACCAATTCCATTGGGAGAGTGTCTGATGCTGGGGCTAATGTTGTTGACCATTTACCTAATTCAGAAGACGCAATTCGTAGAGGAGAATATGCTGTCATAAGAAGCTTGATTCGAGTATTAGAG GGGGGTGCTGAAGGAAAAAGACAAGTGGATAAGGTCATCGACAAGTGTGCATCAATGCAG AACTTACGTGAAGCAATTGCCACTTATCGCAATAGTATTCTAAATCAAccagatgagatgaaaagggAAGCATCATTATCCTTTTTTGTGGAGTACTTGGAAAGATACTACTTCCTTATATGCTTCGCTGTATATATTCATTCAGAGCAAGCATCCCTCTGTTCCAGTTCATTTGACCATAGCACTTTTTCTGACTGGATGAAAGCAAGGCCAGAACTGTACAGCATTATTCGTAG ACTACTCAGGAGAGATCCAATGGGTGCACTTGGATATGCAACTTTAAAGCCATCTCTCATGAAGATTGTTGAATCTACCAATGGCCGCCCTTGTGAGATGGGTGTAGTTGCTGCCCTGAGAAAAGGAGAGGTTCTTGGGAGTCAAACTGTTCTTAAAAGTGACCATTGTCCTGCTTGTCAAAGTGCAACTTTACCAGAAAGAGTGGAGGGTGCACCTAATTTTAGAGAAGTCCCCGGGTTTCCAGTTTATGGGGTGGCAAATCCAACCATTGATGGAATTCGATCAGTTATTCAGAGGATTGGCAGTTCTAAAGGCGGTCGCCCTGTTTTTTGGCACAACATGAGAGAAGAACCTGTAATTTACATCAATGGAAAACCTTTTGTTCTCCGTGAAGTAGAAAGACCATGCAAAAACATGCTGGAATACACG GGTATTGATCGTGAGAGAGTTGAAAGAATGGAAGCTCGATTAAAGGAAGACATCCTTCGGGAATCTGAACACTATGGGGGTGCCATAATGGTTATACATGAAACAAATGACGGGCAAATATTTGATGCTTGGGAACATGTGAATACTGACGCTATTCAGACCCCACTTGaggtttttaaaaatttggagGCTGATGGTTTTCCCATCAAGTATGCACGTGTGCCCATCACTGATGGTAAAGCTCCTAAAAGTTCCGACTTTGACACATTGGCAGTGAATATTGCTTCTGCTACCAAGGATACTGCTTTCGTTTTCAATTGCCAG ATGGGTAGAGGAAGGACAACAACGGGTACTGTAATTGCTTGCCTTCTGAAACTTCGAATTGATTATGGAAGACCTTTAAAAATCCCGCATGATGATATGAATCACAAAGAGGAAAATGGTGGCACTTCAAGTGGCGAGGAAACAGGCGGTAGTGTTGCTGTATCAACCACCTGTACCACAAAAGTAAGATCTGAAAAGGAGCAAGGTCAGGTTTTTGGCATAAATGACATTTTGTTGTTGTGGAAGATAACGAGATTATTTGATAATGGAGTGGAATGCCGGGAGGTCTTAGATGCTATTATTGATAGATGTTCTGCATTGCTAAACATACGACAAGCGGTTCTGAACTATTGGAATGTATTCAATCAACAAGATATTGAGCCAAGGGTAAGGAGACTTGCATTGAACCGTGGGGCTGAGTGCTTGGAGCGGTACTTCCGTTTAATCACCTTTGCAGCATATCTTGGAAGTGAAGCATTTGATGGGTTTTTTGGGCAAGGGGAATCCAGGATGACATTTAAGAATTGGTTGCATCAGAGACCAGAGCTCCCAGCAATGAAATGGAGCATAAGATTAAGGCCCGGGCGATTTTTTACTGTCCCT GAAGGGTTAAGAACACCAGATGAGTCCCCACACGGTGATGTGGTGATGGATGCCCTTGTTAAGTCCCGTAATGGTTCAGTTTTGGGTAAAGGCTCCATACTGAAAATGTATTTCTTTCCTGGTCAAAGAACTTCCAGCCGTATACAGATTGATGGTGCACCATACGTTTACAAG gTAGATGGGTTCCCTGTGTACAGCATGGCAACTCCAACAATTGCTGGGGCAAAAGAGATGTTAGCATATTTAGGTGCCAAGCCTGAAGCAGAAGGCTTAGTTGCTTGTAAAGTGATATTAACTGATCTGAGAGAAGAAGCAGTAGTTTACATAAATGGCACACCATTTGTCTTGAGAGAGCTAAATAAGCCTGCCGATACACTCGAGCATGTGGGAATCACTGGTCCAGTG GTGGAACACATGGAGGCAAGACTAAAAGAAGATATATTATCTGAGGTCAGACAGTCTGGTGGACGGATACTTTTACATCGTGAAGAATATAGCACCGTACCGAGTCAGTCCAGCATCATGGGATACTGGGAAAACATTTTAGCAGATGATGTGAAGACTCCTGCTGAAGTATATGCCGCTCTGAAAGTTGAGGgctataatataacatataggAGAATACCATTGACTAGAGAAAGAGAGGCTTTAGCTTCTGATGTCGATGCAATCCAGTACTGCAAAGATGA TGCTGCAGGGTGTTACCTTTTTGTATCGCATACAGGGTTTGGAGGAGTTGCCTATGCAATGGCAATTACATGCATTAGACTTGGAGCAGAGGCAAATTTTGCATCAAAAACTCTGGAGTCATCAGTTGATACAAATCTACTTTCTAGGAATGAAGAGAACTTGCCTTCTCAGGCTTCTGATGAAGAAGCTCTGAGGATGGGTGATTACCGTGACATACTAAGCCTTACAAGAGTACTAGCATATGGTCCCCAAAGCAAAGCAGATGTTGACATCATTATTGAAAG GCGGTATTTTTTCCTAATCACCTTCAGGTCCTATCTTTACTCCACTTCAGCAGTGGAGATGGAGTTCGCGTCGTGGATGGATGCAAGGCCTGAACTTGGACATCTATGTAACAACCTTAGAATAGATAAATGA
- the LOC122315255 gene encoding paladin-like isoform X1: MHTSFTLRSLGARRGLSACAYYKTISSQLTIPSCGLTEGTLLICFRINFELRKSAQVFVWRSVASMERAMSIPKEPEQVMKLRGGSVLGKKTILKSDHFPGCQNKRLSPQIDGAPNYRQADSLPVHGVAIPTIDGIRNVLKHIGAQIHSKQAQVLWISLREEPVVYINGRPFVLRDVEQPFSNLEYTGINRARVEQMEARLKEDILMEAARYENKILVTDELPDGQMVDQWEPVSRDSVKTPLEVYEELQVEGYLVDYERVPITDEKPPEETDFDSLVHKISQAEISKEIIFNCQMGRGRTTTGMVIATLVYLNRIGSSGIPRTNSIGRVSDAGANVVDHLPNSEDAIRRGEYAVIRSLIRVLEGGAEGKRQVDKVIDKCASMQNLREAIATYRNSILNQPDEMKREASLSFFVEYLERYYFLICFAVYIHSEQASLCSSSFDHSTFSDWMKARPELYSIIRRLLRRDPMGALGYATLKPSLMKIVESTNGRPCEMGVVAALRKGEVLGSQTVLKSDHCPACQSATLPERVEGAPNFREVPGFPVYGVANPTIDGIRSVIQRIGSSKGGRPVFWHNMREEPVIYINGKPFVLREVERPCKNMLEYTGIDRERVERMEARLKEDILRESEHYGGAIMVIHETNDGQIFDAWEHVNTDAIQTPLEVFKNLEADGFPIKYARVPITDGKAPKSSDFDTLAVNIASATKDTAFVFNCQMGRGRTTTGTVIACLLKLRIDYGRPLKIPHDDMNHKEENGGTSSGEETGGSVAVSTTCTTKVRSEKEQGQVFGINDILLLWKITRLFDNGVECREVLDAIIDRCSALLNIRQAVLNYWNVFNQQDIEPRVRRLALNRGAECLERYFRLITFAAYLGSEAFDGFFGQGESRMTFKNWLHQRPELPAMKWSIRLRPGRFFTVPEGLRTPDESPHGDVVMDALVKSRNGSVLGKGSILKMYFFPGQRTSSRIQIDGAPYVYKVDGFPVYSMATPTIAGAKEMLAYLGAKPEAEGLVACKVILTDLREEAVVYINGTPFVLRELNKPADTLEHVGITGPVVEHMEARLKEDILSEVRQSGGRILLHREEYSTVPSQSSIMGYWENILADDVKTPAEVYAALKVEGYNITYRRIPLTREREALASDVDAIQYCKDDAAGCYLFVSHTGFGGVAYAMAITCIRLGAEANFASKTLESSVDTNLLSRNEENLPSQASDEEALRMGDYRDILSLTRVLAYGPQSKADVDIIIERCRGAGHLRDDILYHSKELEKFPDSDDEQRAYKMDMGIKALRRYFFLITFRSYLYSTSAVEMEFASWMDARPELGHLCNNLRIDK; the protein is encoded by the exons GCCGACTCATTACCTGTTCATGGTGTTGCAATCCCAACAATCGATGGAATCCGCAATGTTCTAAAGCATATTGGGGCTCAAATACATAGCAAGCAAGCACAAGTTCTATGGATCAGTCTTCGCGAGGAACCG GTGGTCTACATCAATGGGCGTCCCTTTGTTCTGCGTGATGTGGAGCAGCCCTTCTCAAACCTTGAGTATACG GGAATCAACAGGGCTAGGGTTGAACAAATGGAAGCACGATTGAAAGAAGATATCTTGATGGAAGCTGCAAG ATATGAAAATAAGATCCTTGTCACTGATGAACTGCCAGATGGTCAGATGGTGGACCAGTGGGAACCAGTGTCTCGTGATTCTGTAAAAACACCATTAGAG GTGTATGAGGAATTGCAAGTAGAGGGGTACCTTGTTGACTATGAACGGGTTCCTATAACTGATGAAAAACCACCAGAGGAGACGGATTTTGATAGTTTG GTTCATAAAATTTCTCAAGCCGAGATAAGCAAAGAGAtaattttcaattgtcaaatggGGCGTGGACGAACTACAACTGGGATGGTGATTGCAACTTTGGTCTATCTCAACCGAATTGGATCTTCTG GCATTCCAAGAACCAATTCCATTGGGAGAGTGTCTGATGCTGGGGCTAATGTTGTTGACCATTTACCTAATTCAGAAGACGCAATTCGTAGAGGAGAATATGCTGTCATAAGAAGCTTGATTCGAGTATTAGAG GGGGGTGCTGAAGGAAAAAGACAAGTGGATAAGGTCATCGACAAGTGTGCATCAATGCAG AACTTACGTGAAGCAATTGCCACTTATCGCAATAGTATTCTAAATCAAccagatgagatgaaaagggAAGCATCATTATCCTTTTTTGTGGAGTACTTGGAAAGATACTACTTCCTTATATGCTTCGCTGTATATATTCATTCAGAGCAAGCATCCCTCTGTTCCAGTTCATTTGACCATAGCACTTTTTCTGACTGGATGAAAGCAAGGCCAGAACTGTACAGCATTATTCGTAG ACTACTCAGGAGAGATCCAATGGGTGCACTTGGATATGCAACTTTAAAGCCATCTCTCATGAAGATTGTTGAATCTACCAATGGCCGCCCTTGTGAGATGGGTGTAGTTGCTGCCCTGAGAAAAGGAGAGGTTCTTGGGAGTCAAACTGTTCTTAAAAGTGACCATTGTCCTGCTTGTCAAAGTGCAACTTTACCAGAAAGAGTGGAGGGTGCACCTAATTTTAGAGAAGTCCCCGGGTTTCCAGTTTATGGGGTGGCAAATCCAACCATTGATGGAATTCGATCAGTTATTCAGAGGATTGGCAGTTCTAAAGGCGGTCGCCCTGTTTTTTGGCACAACATGAGAGAAGAACCTGTAATTTACATCAATGGAAAACCTTTTGTTCTCCGTGAAGTAGAAAGACCATGCAAAAACATGCTGGAATACACG GGTATTGATCGTGAGAGAGTTGAAAGAATGGAAGCTCGATTAAAGGAAGACATCCTTCGGGAATCTGAACACTATGGGGGTGCCATAATGGTTATACATGAAACAAATGACGGGCAAATATTTGATGCTTGGGAACATGTGAATACTGACGCTATTCAGACCCCACTTGaggtttttaaaaatttggagGCTGATGGTTTTCCCATCAAGTATGCACGTGTGCCCATCACTGATGGTAAAGCTCCTAAAAGTTCCGACTTTGACACATTGGCAGTGAATATTGCTTCTGCTACCAAGGATACTGCTTTCGTTTTCAATTGCCAG ATGGGTAGAGGAAGGACAACAACGGGTACTGTAATTGCTTGCCTTCTGAAACTTCGAATTGATTATGGAAGACCTTTAAAAATCCCGCATGATGATATGAATCACAAAGAGGAAAATGGTGGCACTTCAAGTGGCGAGGAAACAGGCGGTAGTGTTGCTGTATCAACCACCTGTACCACAAAAGTAAGATCTGAAAAGGAGCAAGGTCAGGTTTTTGGCATAAATGACATTTTGTTGTTGTGGAAGATAACGAGATTATTTGATAATGGAGTGGAATGCCGGGAGGTCTTAGATGCTATTATTGATAGATGTTCTGCATTGCTAAACATACGACAAGCGGTTCTGAACTATTGGAATGTATTCAATCAACAAGATATTGAGCCAAGGGTAAGGAGACTTGCATTGAACCGTGGGGCTGAGTGCTTGGAGCGGTACTTCCGTTTAATCACCTTTGCAGCATATCTTGGAAGTGAAGCATTTGATGGGTTTTTTGGGCAAGGGGAATCCAGGATGACATTTAAGAATTGGTTGCATCAGAGACCAGAGCTCCCAGCAATGAAATGGAGCATAAGATTAAGGCCCGGGCGATTTTTTACTGTCCCT GAAGGGTTAAGAACACCAGATGAGTCCCCACACGGTGATGTGGTGATGGATGCCCTTGTTAAGTCCCGTAATGGTTCAGTTTTGGGTAAAGGCTCCATACTGAAAATGTATTTCTTTCCTGGTCAAAGAACTTCCAGCCGTATACAGATTGATGGTGCACCATACGTTTACAAG gTAGATGGGTTCCCTGTGTACAGCATGGCAACTCCAACAATTGCTGGGGCAAAAGAGATGTTAGCATATTTAGGTGCCAAGCCTGAAGCAGAAGGCTTAGTTGCTTGTAAAGTGATATTAACTGATCTGAGAGAAGAAGCAGTAGTTTACATAAATGGCACACCATTTGTCTTGAGAGAGCTAAATAAGCCTGCCGATACACTCGAGCATGTGGGAATCACTGGTCCAGTG GTGGAACACATGGAGGCAAGACTAAAAGAAGATATATTATCTGAGGTCAGACAGTCTGGTGGACGGATACTTTTACATCGTGAAGAATATAGCACCGTACCGAGTCAGTCCAGCATCATGGGATACTGGGAAAACATTTTAGCAGATGATGTGAAGACTCCTGCTGAAGTATATGCCGCTCTGAAAGTTGAGGgctataatataacatataggAGAATACCATTGACTAGAGAAAGAGAGGCTTTAGCTTCTGATGTCGATGCAATCCAGTACTGCAAAGATGA TGCTGCAGGGTGTTACCTTTTTGTATCGCATACAGGGTTTGGAGGAGTTGCCTATGCAATGGCAATTACATGCATTAGACTTGGAGCAGAGGCAAATTTTGCATCAAAAACTCTGGAGTCATCAGTTGATACAAATCTACTTTCTAGGAATGAAGAGAACTTGCCTTCTCAGGCTTCTGATGAAGAAGCTCTGAGGATGGGTGATTACCGTGACATACTAAGCCTTACAAGAGTACTAGCATATGGTCCCCAAAGCAAAGCAGATGTTGACATCATTATTGAAAG GTGTAGGGGTGCGGGGCATTTACGAGATGATATTCTCTATCACAGTAAGGAACTTGAGAAGTTCCCAGATAGTGATGATGAGCAGAGAGCTTACAAGATGGATATGGGTATTAAGGCTTTAAG GCGGTATTTTTTCCTAATCACCTTCAGGTCCTATCTTTACTCCACTTCAGCAGTGGAGATGGAGTTCGCGTCGTGGATGGATGCAAGGCCTGAACTTGGACATCTATGTAACAACCTTAGAATAGATAAATGA